The segment GCGCTGTTTGTACGTAAAACGCGTCCAGTAGAGTTCACTAGAGCGGGGCTTCGCCTCTTAGCCCTAGCGGATGAGATTTTGCCCGAGGTGCGTAAAGCTGAGCGCGACTTAGCTCGCCTAGCAGGCACCGAGCAGGGTCGATTACACATGGCTATCGAGTGCCACAGCTGTTTTCAATGGCTGATGCCAACGGTGGATTATTTTCGCGACCATTGGCCAGAGGTCGAAATTGATATTCCCAGTGGCCACCACTTCGACCCACTGCCAGCCCTTGCTAGGGAACAGCTAGACTTGGTGATTACCGCAGACCCTCAGCCCCTGGAAGGGGTTCATTACGTGCCGCTATTTCGATATGAGGGGCTGCTAGCGGTTGCTCGACAGCATGCTTTTGCTGGCCGTCCGTTTATCGCGCCACAAGCGTTAGCCGAGGAGACGCTAATCACTTACCCGGTCGAGCACTCCCGGCTGGATGTATTTACCCAATTTTTATCTCCCGCCAATGTACGACCAAAGGAAATTCGCACCGCAGAGCTCACCATCATGATGATGCAGCTCGTTGCCAGCGGTAGAGGCGTGTGCGCGCTGCCCAACTGGGCACTCACAGAGTATTTAGAGCGGGATTACGTTAGCGCCGTGAAACTGGGCGAGAACGGCATTTGGAGCACACTTTATGCTGCCATACGGGAAGAAAATTTAGAGGCGCCTTGGATGCAGGATTTTTTGCGCACTGCTAAAGAAACGTCATTTGCGGTGCTGTTGGGTATCAAGCCGGCGACTCGCGACGAGGAATCAGCAGCGTAAAGCGCGCGCCGCCCAGTGTAGGACTAGTATCAACAGTGACGCTACCACCGTGGCCTGCCATAATTTTTTGAACAATGGATAAGCCTAGCCCGTAGCCACCAGAGCTACGTGCGCGGCTATCATCAAGCCTGGCAAATGGCTTGAAGATATCGCTACGCGCCTCGGGTGGTATGCCTGGCCCATCATCCTCAATATCAATACGTACAAGGTGTGGCTCATCCCATAGACGAATCACGACTTGTGACTTGCCATAGCGACAGGCATTGCTGACAAGGTTCTGCAGCGCTCGTTGTAAATAGCGGGGTTCGGCGTACAACTCAATTTCAGCACTGCCTTCCAGCGTTAACGATAGGCTTTGGTGCAACGGCGACAGCGTGTCGATGACTCGCTCAGCCATTGCCCGACACTCAACCAACGCCATTTCTAATTCAACGCCATTAATAGACTCCCCCCCCAGGCGGGCATACGTGAGGATTTCGTCTACCAATTCATCTAGTTCAGAAATATCAGCATCAATACCCTGAAGCTGACGGCGAATCGCAGGCTGGTCGGTCATATCTTCAACCATTTGCACCGCAAACCGTATACGAGCCACC is part of the Halomonas sp. GT genome and harbors:
- a CDS encoding LysR family transcriptional regulator, with protein sequence MIELRHLRTLLALRETGSLVEAAERVHLTQSALSHQLKDLEGRVDSALFVRKTRPVEFTRAGLRLLALADEILPEVRKAERDLARLAGTEQGRLHMAIECHSCFQWLMPTVDYFRDHWPEVEIDIPSGHHFDPLPALAREQLDLVITADPQPLEGVHYVPLFRYEGLLAVARQHAFAGRPFIAPQALAEETLITYPVEHSRLDVFTQFLSPANVRPKEIRTAELTIMMMQLVASGRGVCALPNWALTEYLERDYVSAVKLGENGIWSTLYAAIREENLEAPWMQDFLRTAKETSFAVLLGIKPATRDEESAA